A region from the Stygiolobus caldivivus genome encodes:
- a CDS encoding ATP-binding protein, with protein sequence MICNIPKVTVTTWSSDNIVLAGPTYRQYLNKSIDIINSKDVASIIGQPGMGKTTILRKAEESCKGKMFTFFLDLASKNEIEEEFWSRIDRFKLREIVLPKMDKKKYGYSFFKKLRGLSFESHLEGLCNKLNDPLLRLYCVDYSKDFDGMLRLIGDLKAITDVVLFIDEVRDFHLSKIHRLINSGLAVPVLMAIPTDAYNKVTDLAIRRRLDESRISLDSALTSEDIKEIIEAYCKPLADELYPIILSMWNGKELNTVSSILQYIKSEVDKAINACGKEEVDCVKEKIKSSYTLKDVESDSKTLEKMIRETINSLSKELEISYVHPRGKRVEIKGKTITVGIFFIYNEMAYIGLVKLMNSSEVDLEAQLLSFLEVVEHDKKEYKVAKKFIITNGKIDVQGVETVELSTLEVVRIIRGDNVILDEKVRNLLKNILIQKDTNTVKSPESEVVT encoded by the coding sequence ATGATATGTAATATCCCTAAGGTTACAGTTACCACGTGGTCGTCAGATAATATAGTCCTAGCAGGCCCTACCTATAGGCAATACCTCAACAAGTCTATAGATATTATTAACTCTAAGGATGTAGCGTCAATTATCGGCCAGCCTGGCATGGGGAAGACTACTATCCTCAGGAAGGCTGAAGAGTCGTGCAAAGGTAAGATGTTCACTTTCTTCTTAGACTTAGCTAGTAAAAACGAGATAGAAGAAGAGTTCTGGAGTAGGATAGACCGTTTTAAGTTAAGGGAGATAGTACTCCCTAAGATGGACAAGAAAAAATACGGCTACTCTTTCTTTAAAAAGCTTAGAGGCTTAAGTTTTGAAAGCCACTTAGAAGGGCTATGTAATAAGCTTAACGACCCGCTACTTAGGCTTTACTGTGTAGACTACAGTAAGGACTTTGACGGTATGTTAAGGCTAATCGGGGACTTAAAAGCGATTACCGACGTCGTCCTCTTTATAGATGAGGTGAGGGACTTCCACCTATCTAAAATACACAGACTGATAAACTCAGGGCTGGCAGTCCCAGTACTTATGGCAATACCTACTGATGCTTATAATAAAGTCACGGACCTAGCTATAAGGAGGAGGTTGGACGAGAGTAGGATAAGCCTAGACAGTGCATTAACATCTGAAGATATAAAGGAAATAATAGAAGCCTACTGTAAACCGCTTGCAGATGAGCTATACCCTATAATTTTGTCCATGTGGAACGGGAAGGAGCTAAACACGGTAAGTTCAATTTTACAGTACATAAAGAGTGAGGTGGACAAAGCTATAAATGCGTGTGGTAAAGAGGAAGTAGACTGTGTAAAAGAGAAAATTAAAAGCTCTTACACTTTGAAAGATGTCGAAAGCGACTCTAAAACACTAGAAAAGATGATAAGAGAAACTATAAATAGTCTTTCTAAAGAGCTGGAGATCTCATACGTACACCCTAGGGGCAAAAGGGTCGAGATAAAAGGTAAAACTATAACCGTCGGGATCTTCTTTATTTATAACGAAATGGCTTACATAGGGCTGGTTAAGCTAATGAACAGTTCCGAGGTAGACTTAGAGGCCCAGCTGTTATCTTTTCTGGAGGTTGTGGAACATGATAAGAAGGAGTATAAGGTGGCTAAGAAATTTATAATAACCAACGGTAAGATAGACGTACAAGGAGTTGAGACCGTTGAACTGTCTACACTAGAAGTGGTTAGGATTATCCGCGGGGACAACGTTATCTTGGACGAAAAGGTTAGAAATTTATTAAAGAACATCCTAATTCAGAAGGATACGAATACTGTAAAATCTCCTGAATCTGAAGTAGTGACATAA